Proteins from a genomic interval of Fuerstiella sp.:
- a CDS encoding Gfo/Idh/MocA family oxidoreductase, which produces MLRVGIVGIGFMGYTHFEGIRDLKEVNVSAICTRSKSKLDGDWTGIQGNFGPPGGQVDVSLLARYTDYNDLIADPNVDLIDVCLPTEKHKEVVLAAIAAGKPVLVEKPIAVNLDDAREMVEAASAANVPLFVAHVLPFMPEFHYAAQSIRFETHGKLIGGHLKRVICPPDWSDDMADFRNLGGWGIDLHIHDNHFITYACGRPHSVYSRGLLEDGLVNHVHTSYAWKDSGPALTCLSGGIAATGLQFSHGFEFYFQNGTLLFEAGTLAGEWTVDRPLSLLNNDGTITHPELNTGDNWCAAFTEELRTVAAALATGKSAGPLDARKALDALEICYAETRSIESGTVVVV; this is translated from the coding sequence ATGCTTCGCGTGGGAATCGTCGGAATCGGCTTCATGGGGTATACCCATTTCGAGGGAATTCGTGACCTGAAAGAAGTAAATGTTTCCGCGATCTGCACTCGCAGTAAAAGTAAACTCGACGGAGACTGGACCGGAATTCAGGGTAACTTCGGGCCACCTGGTGGACAGGTCGATGTCTCCCTACTGGCTCGCTACACGGACTACAACGATTTGATAGCAGACCCCAATGTCGATCTGATTGACGTTTGCCTGCCCACCGAAAAACATAAAGAGGTCGTCCTGGCGGCAATCGCCGCCGGTAAACCGGTCCTGGTAGAAAAACCTATTGCCGTAAACCTTGACGATGCACGTGAGATGGTCGAAGCGGCATCAGCAGCAAATGTTCCGCTGTTCGTCGCACATGTGCTCCCTTTTATGCCGGAATTTCATTATGCAGCACAATCAATCCGTTTTGAAACACACGGAAAGCTGATTGGAGGCCATTTGAAGCGAGTGATCTGCCCCCCGGACTGGTCTGACGATATGGCGGACTTCAGGAATCTGGGTGGCTGGGGCATTGACCTGCACATTCACGACAATCATTTCATTACCTACGCCTGTGGGCGCCCACATTCGGTGTACTCGCGAGGTCTGCTGGAAGACGGGCTGGTCAATCATGTTCACACGTCTTACGCATGGAAAGATAGCGGTCCGGCTTTAACATGTCTCAGCGGTGGAATTGCTGCCACCGGACTACAGTTCAGCCACGGATTTGAATTCTATTTTCAAAACGGCACTCTGTTGTTTGAGGCCGGTACCCTGGCTGGTGAATGGACCGTAGACCGTCCGCTTTCACTCCTGAATAACGATGGCACAATTACTCATCCCGAACTCAATACCGGTGACAACTGGTGTGCAGCTTTCACCGAAGAGTTGCGAACGGTGGCTGCGGCACTGGCAACCGGTAAATCGGCAGGTCCGCTGGACGCCCGCAAGGCTCTGGATGCCCTGGAAATCTGTTATGCGGAAACGCGTAGCATCGAATCCGGAACGGTAGTGGTGGTTTGA
- the lysS gene encoding lysine--tRNA ligase, which produces MVDRFERARLEKLEKIESLGQDPWGRRFDSHRPINEVRDAVPDQSGDEGIQVRLAGRVMLRRKAGKLRFYDVKDQTGRIQLLFSRGELSEDQWALMGALDLGDLIGIDGVTWRTDSGEPSVKVSHLTVLCKSLSQPPEKFHAVKDVETLLRQRYLDLIYNDGVLERMLSRSAIIDSVRQTLRAGNFHEVETPVLHSIAGGAAARPFVTHHNTLDMELYLRIALELHLKRLMVGGIERVFEIGRVFRNEGVDATHNPEFTMIEIYQAYGDYRSMMDLTEQIVVDAAQSVCGSPVIPWGDEKIDFTPPWSRRPYAELFAEYAGCDMQDSAAVETKARSLGIDTDGKHLDVLINDVFEETVEEHLDGPVFVIDYPASICPLTKRKRDDPNIAERFELFVKGMELANAYTELNDPMLQEELFRTQLEGLSEEESMAKMDHDFVKALKVGMPPAGGLGIGIDRLVMLLTDSRSIRDVIFFPLLRHESETATSRQS; this is translated from the coding sequence ATGGTCGATCGCTTTGAGAGAGCTCGTCTGGAAAAACTCGAAAAAATTGAGTCACTTGGGCAGGATCCCTGGGGCCGGCGGTTCGATAGTCACCGGCCCATTAATGAGGTACGGGACGCTGTTCCTGATCAGTCCGGTGATGAGGGAATTCAGGTGCGTCTGGCAGGCCGGGTTATGCTGCGGCGTAAAGCCGGCAAGTTGAGGTTCTATGATGTTAAGGACCAAACCGGTCGTATTCAGCTGCTGTTTTCACGGGGTGAGCTCAGTGAAGATCAGTGGGCTCTGATGGGGGCACTTGACCTCGGTGACCTGATTGGCATCGACGGTGTCACGTGGCGAACCGATTCCGGGGAGCCATCGGTCAAGGTTTCACACCTGACCGTTTTGTGCAAGTCGCTGTCCCAGCCCCCTGAGAAATTTCACGCTGTCAAGGATGTGGAAACGCTTCTGAGACAGCGTTATCTCGACCTGATTTATAATGACGGTGTCCTGGAACGTATGCTCAGTCGATCTGCCATCATCGATTCGGTACGACAAACGCTGCGTGCCGGAAATTTTCACGAAGTGGAGACACCTGTTCTGCACTCGATTGCCGGCGGAGCCGCCGCGCGGCCATTCGTGACGCATCATAATACTCTCGACATGGAACTCTATTTGAGGATTGCCCTGGAACTGCATCTGAAACGACTGATGGTGGGAGGAATCGAGCGAGTATTCGAGATCGGTCGGGTGTTTCGGAACGAAGGGGTCGATGCGACCCATAATCCTGAGTTCACTATGATCGAAATCTACCAGGCCTATGGTGACTACCGCAGCATGATGGATCTGACGGAACAGATTGTGGTGGACGCTGCCCAGTCCGTCTGTGGATCTCCTGTGATTCCCTGGGGGGATGAGAAAATCGACTTCACGCCTCCGTGGTCCCGGCGTCCCTATGCCGAACTGTTTGCGGAATACGCGGGCTGCGACATGCAGGATTCTGCTGCAGTGGAGACGAAAGCCAGGTCGCTGGGCATTGACACGGACGGCAAGCACCTGGATGTGCTTATCAACGATGTCTTTGAAGAGACGGTGGAAGAACACCTGGACGGACCGGTTTTTGTGATCGACTACCCCGCCTCGATTTGCCCGCTAACAAAACGAAAACGGGACGACCCGAACATCGCCGAACGATTTGAGTTATTTGTCAAAGGAATGGAACTGGCGAATGCGTATACCGAACTCAATGACCCGATGCTGCAGGAGGAACTGTTTCGGACCCAGCTTGAAGGACTTTCGGAAGAAGAGTCTATGGCAAAAATGGACCATGACTTCGTGAAAGCACTGAAAGTCGGAATGCCTCCGGCCGGTGGTCTGGGTATCGGCATCGATCGTTTGGTCATGTTGCTGACCGACAGTCGCAGTATCCGCGATGTCATCTTTTTCCCATTGCTCCGGCACGAGTCTGAAACGGCGACCAGCCGACAATCGTAA
- the mobB gene encoding molybdopterin-guanine dinucleotide biosynthesis protein B produces MNVCQSQPPRLHIVGRRNAGKTSLICDLVRNLAGRGIRVATIKHTHHHHELDTPGKDSWKHREAGAVSVGILSPHMIAAFMPSERGKSSTDGYDRLDRMFYGSDLMLIEGDLHADGLKLEVWRPELNEPPYAATDTAIRAVISDVPVEIQQEVWPRSDVADLVDRILRVMDY; encoded by the coding sequence GTGAACGTCTGTCAATCACAGCCACCCCGTCTGCACATTGTTGGGCGTCGTAATGCGGGTAAGACATCACTGATCTGCGATCTGGTACGAAATCTGGCTGGTCGAGGGATTCGGGTGGCCACAATCAAGCACACACATCACCATCACGAGCTTGATACGCCGGGAAAAGACTCGTGGAAACATCGGGAAGCCGGTGCTGTTTCTGTTGGTATTCTTTCACCGCATATGATTGCGGCGTTTATGCCGTCGGAGCGGGGGAAATCTTCGACAGACGGTTACGATCGACTGGACCGAATGTTTTACGGCAGTGATCTGATGCTGATCGAAGGCGATCTGCACGCGGATGGATTAAAGCTGGAAGTCTGGCGTCCCGAATTGAATGAACCACCCTATGCAGCGACCGATACAGCCATTCGTGCGGTGATTTCCGATGTGCCCGTGGAAATTCAACAGGAAGTTTGGCCTCGATCGGATGTTGCGGACCTTGTTGACCGAATTCTTCGGGTGATGGATTACTGA
- a CDS encoding UbiX family flavin prenyltransferase, which yields MKQDISVVVAITGASGAAYAVRLLQGLLKGDHAVDLVVSEAARQVMLYETGTPFPSDTAPESEWKCLIAGCLSDRNSESWSFKPTETAELSGSLRIHHALDFSAGIASGSSETRGMVICPCSTGTLSAVASGASTNLIHRAADVHLKERRKLILVPRETPLSRITISNMLAVTDAGAVVLPAMPGYYHQPRAVADLVDFVVARICDQLQITHHFSSRWGE from the coding sequence ATGAAGCAGGATATCTCCGTCGTTGTTGCCATCACCGGGGCCAGCGGGGCGGCTTATGCCGTTCGACTGCTCCAGGGACTTCTGAAGGGTGATCATGCCGTCGATCTGGTCGTCAGTGAGGCTGCCAGACAGGTTATGCTGTACGAGACCGGTACGCCGTTTCCTTCTGACACCGCACCGGAGTCGGAATGGAAGTGTCTGATTGCCGGTTGTCTGAGTGACAGGAACTCAGAATCATGGAGTTTCAAACCGACCGAAACGGCTGAATTGAGCGGTTCACTGCGTATTCATCATGCTCTGGACTTTTCTGCAGGAATCGCAAGTGGTTCTTCCGAAACTCGTGGAATGGTTATTTGTCCCTGTTCGACCGGAACGCTGTCTGCCGTGGCCTCGGGCGCATCCACCAATTTGATTCATCGCGCGGCGGATGTTCATCTGAAAGAACGACGCAAGCTGATTCTTGTGCCCCGTGAAACGCCTTTGAGTCGAATCACGATTTCGAACATGTTGGCAGTCACCGATGCGGGGGCAGTCGTGTTACCGGCGATGCCAGGATATTATCATCAGCCGCGGGCCGTTGCCGATCTGGTCGATTTTGTTGTGGCACGCATCTGTGATCAGTTGCAGATCACACACCACTTCTCCAGTCGCTGGGGGGAGTGA
- a CDS encoding carbon storage regulator: MLVLSRKVGERILIGDDVALTVVRVGPNSVRVGVEAPRSTNIVREELCDFGDALQQPETNEVVSPLVD, translated from the coding sequence ATGTTGGTACTTTCACGAAAAGTAGGAGAGCGGATTCTTATCGGAGACGACGTGGCGCTAACGGTCGTTCGGGTTGGTCCGAATTCGGTTCGCGTTGGCGTCGAGGCGCCACGAAGCACAAATATTGTTCGTGAGGAATTGTGCGACTTCGGCGATGCATTACAGCAACCGGAAACGAATGAGGTTGTCTCTCCGCTGGTCGATTGA
- a CDS encoding HAMP domain-containing histidine kinase yields MITYRSLKKLLGETSLERKCRYLFGAALLGLITGSFWLHAAKTRQLVRNQQVLGAQTLLSTFFLNRHLSLYHKQGESGGEDHGRPSALNEQAQKQSFADFAEALRLTESTDPGQPRWFLSLTADPQMDDADSNARRKFESGEEDDFSEFIEEPDGSRSLKYVAAIRATVDCLGCHQSANQYHAPEYTPNQFVAVATVTIPMARVDQELSVSNAVFVGSAIITTGLAMLAAYIIVRYIVVKPVLHLKDVSDAIAMGNLTQRAEITTGDEFEELSHAFNRMLRHMTTVNTELRTVNDNLDAKVDLLAQANMEMFNSNRLKNDFLATVSHELRTPLNSILGFSDILAGAVNLDERQHRYVDNIQSSGRSLMNQINDLLDLAKIESGQLEIQAGSLDLPELINHLVQQVTPLAEQKNINLRVTHAWPTLPKLHQDAGKVRQILTNLLSNAIKFTPEGGRVRVSSRQLKGKASANSTGSDQSSNIIVTDDLVEIAVEDTGIGIPMQQQEDVFEKFRQGATLPGQPDHSKREYEGTGLGLSIVRELTRLLGGDVSLESEFGKGSVFTVTIPMTVRPVEKKTEPTLDSPTTGLSRITSVNLMNPAS; encoded by the coding sequence GTGATCACATACCGAAGTCTTAAGAAACTCCTGGGTGAAACCAGTCTGGAACGCAAGTGCCGATATCTGTTTGGTGCGGCTCTGCTCGGCCTGATCACAGGAAGTTTCTGGCTGCATGCTGCAAAAACCCGACAGCTCGTTCGGAATCAGCAGGTACTCGGAGCCCAAACGCTGTTGTCAACTTTTTTTCTTAATCGCCATCTCAGCCTGTATCACAAACAGGGCGAATCGGGCGGTGAAGATCACGGACGTCCTTCCGCTCTGAACGAACAGGCACAGAAACAATCGTTTGCTGATTTTGCTGAAGCGTTGAGGTTGACTGAATCCACGGATCCGGGCCAGCCCCGCTGGTTTCTCAGCCTGACCGCAGATCCTCAAATGGACGATGCCGACTCAAACGCGCGTCGTAAATTTGAATCCGGAGAAGAAGACGATTTTAGTGAGTTCATAGAAGAACCGGACGGTTCCCGATCGCTGAAGTACGTGGCTGCAATTCGCGCGACAGTTGACTGCCTTGGATGTCATCAGAGCGCAAATCAGTACCACGCCCCCGAGTACACACCGAACCAGTTTGTTGCAGTCGCCACCGTAACGATCCCCATGGCTAGAGTCGATCAGGAACTGAGTGTCAGTAACGCTGTGTTCGTGGGATCAGCAATTATCACAACCGGACTGGCCATGCTTGCTGCCTACATTATTGTGCGCTACATCGTCGTCAAACCGGTACTGCACCTTAAGGACGTCAGTGACGCCATCGCAATGGGAAACCTTACGCAGCGTGCAGAGATTACGACAGGTGACGAATTTGAAGAGCTCAGCCATGCGTTCAACCGGATGCTGCGGCACATGACGACAGTGAATACGGAATTAAGAACAGTCAATGACAACCTGGATGCCAAGGTCGATCTGCTGGCTCAGGCAAATATGGAAATGTTCAACAGCAACCGTCTGAAAAATGATTTCCTCGCAACCGTTAGCCACGAACTGCGAACTCCTTTGAACAGTATCCTCGGATTCAGTGATATTCTGGCCGGTGCCGTCAATCTGGATGAACGACAACACCGTTATGTCGACAACATTCAGTCGTCCGGTCGCAGCCTGATGAATCAGATAAACGATCTGCTGGATCTGGCCAAAATTGAAAGCGGTCAGCTGGAAATTCAGGCCGGCAGTCTGGATCTTCCCGAACTGATCAACCACCTGGTCCAGCAGGTGACACCGCTCGCGGAACAAAAGAACATCAACCTGCGAGTCACACATGCCTGGCCCACTCTGCCAAAACTTCACCAGGACGCCGGAAAGGTCCGACAAATTCTCACCAATCTGCTGTCGAACGCCATCAAGTTCACACCTGAGGGCGGACGAGTTCGGGTCAGTTCACGTCAGTTAAAAGGAAAAGCCTCCGCGAACTCCACCGGCAGCGATCAATCTTCGAACATCATTGTCACTGACGATCTGGTCGAAATCGCTGTCGAAGATACGGGGATCGGCATTCCCATGCAGCAGCAGGAAGACGTCTTCGAAAAATTTCGTCAGGGGGCGACTCTCCCGGGACAGCCGGATCATTCGAAACGTGAATATGAAGGTACAGGACTCGGGCTGTCGATCGTTCGCGAACTGACGCGACTTCTGGGCGGTGACGTGAGCCTGGAAAGTGAGTTCGGCAAAGGCAGCGTTTTTACCGTAACTATTCCGATGACTGTCCGGCCGGTTGAAAAGAAAACAGAACCCACACTGGACAGCCCGACCACGGGACTAAGTCGGATCACCTCCGTGAATCTCATGAACCCAGCTTCATAA
- a CDS encoding polyprenol monophosphomannose synthase: MPRLLITVCTYNELENIRQLIPDLRAVAPTADILVIDDNSPDGTSDAVKDLSMTDPHVLLLTRSGKLGLGTAVLAGFRYGIRHDYDLLINLDADFSHDPKYIPDLLDSIQNCDVAIGSRYVDGGGAVQWNWYRRLISRSINLYARLLLGLKTLDNSGSYRCYRVTKLAEIDWNRVISTGYVFLEEVLYRCRVVGCTFDEVPIMFEDRRHGVTKINWREAVGALTGILRLAGHRIRRLPVRRTETTATS, from the coding sequence ATGCCGCGTCTGCTGATCACCGTCTGTACGTACAATGAACTGGAGAACATTCGCCAGCTGATTCCGGATTTGCGCGCAGTAGCTCCGACCGCAGATATTCTTGTCATCGACGATAATTCTCCGGATGGAACCTCGGATGCCGTCAAAGATCTCAGCATGACCGATCCGCATGTTCTCCTCCTGACACGATCCGGCAAACTTGGACTTGGTACAGCCGTGCTGGCCGGATTCCGTTACGGAATCCGGCATGACTACGATTTACTAATTAATCTGGATGCAGATTTCAGTCATGATCCCAAATATATCCCTGACCTGCTGGACAGCATTCAGAACTGCGATGTCGCGATTGGATCAAGATACGTTGATGGTGGCGGCGCAGTTCAGTGGAACTGGTATCGCCGATTAATCAGCCGCAGTATCAACCTGTACGCCCGCCTGCTGCTGGGACTCAAAACTCTGGACAACAGCGGCAGTTACCGCTGCTACCGAGTCACAAAACTGGCCGAAATCGACTGGAACCGGGTAATTTCAACAGGCTATGTCTTTCTGGAAGAGGTGCTTTACCGGTGTCGCGTGGTGGGTTGCACTTTTGATGAAGTCCCCATCATGTTCGAAGACCGCCGCCACGGAGTCACAAAAATCAACTGGCGGGAAGCCGTCGGTGCTCTGACAGGAATCCTTCGTCTTGCGGGGCACCGCATCCGACGCCTCCCCGTTCGACGAACAGAAACTACAGCGACATCGTGA